One window of the Sparus aurata chromosome 17, fSpaAur1.1, whole genome shotgun sequence genome contains the following:
- the slc6a19b gene encoding solute carrier family 6 member 19b, which yields MKLKLPNPGLEDRILSHQQLDKVEEEEAGDRPKWDNKAQYMLTCVGFCVGLGNVWRFPYLCQSHGGGAFMIPFLILLVLEGIPLLHLEFAIGQRLRRGSLGVWATIHPYLTGIGVASMCVSLTISLYYNTIIAWILWYLFNSFQETLPWSQCPMNANLTGIISECERSSPVDYFWYRETLNTTPSIEEDGGLQWWMLLCHVCAWSFLYICIIRGIETTGKAVYVTSTLPYVVLTVFLIRGLTLKGSFNGVKFLFTPDLSELAKPTTWLDAGAQVFYSFSLAFGGLISFSSYNSVHNNCEQDAVIISIINGFTSVYAATVIYTIIGFRATERFDNCLSGNIVALLNAFELAESDITDSSYDQVVQRLNETYPDVIQGLDLKTCNLDTFLSEGVEGTGLAFIVFTEAITKMPISPLWAVLFFIMLFCLGLSSMFGNIEGIIVPLQDLKVFPKTWPKEATTAVTCLICCAVGLIFLQGSGNYWLSLFDTYGGSIPLLVVAFCEMVSVVYIYGIDRFNDDIKFMIGHKPNFFWQATWRVISPLIMLFILVFYIITKVSEKLLYKAWDPESEKFPTLVEKTYPVWIYVIIFVLAGIPCIAIPFIAVWKCVKAKKNEAQLQNKSDEIQMNIETAKSPA from the exons ATGAAGTTAAAACTCCCCAACCCAGGCCTGGAGGACAGGATATTGTCCCATCAGCAGCTGGACaaggtggaagaggaagaggctgGAGACAGACCAAAATGGGACAACAAGGCCCAGTACATGCTGACTTGTGTCGGATTCTGTGTAGGACTTGGAAACGTCTGGAGGTTTCCCTATCTGTGTCAGAGTCACGGAGGAG GTGCATTTATGATACCATTTCTGATCCTTCTGGTTCTTGAAGGAATCCCACTTCTGCACCTTGAGTTTGCCATTGGTCAGCGTTTAAGAAGAGGCAGTTTGGGAGTGTGGGCTACAATCCATCCTTATTTGACAGGAATTG GTGTTGCATCCATGTGTGTATCTCTGACAATCAGTCTCTACTACAACACTATCATTGCCTGGATTCTGTGGTACCTCTTCAACTCCTTTCAAGAGACTCTGCCTTGGAGTCAGTGTCCCATGAATGCCAATTTAACAG GCATCATCTCAGAGTGTGAGAGGAGCTCCCCTGTGGATTATTTCTGGTACAGGGAGACCCTGAACACAACTCCATCAATTGAAGAGGATGGTGGTCTGCAGTGGTGGATGCTATTGTGCCACGTTTGTGCGTGGTCTTTTCTCTATATCTGCATCATCCGCGGCATTGAGACCACTGGAAAA gcTGTGTATGTAACTTCAACCCTTCCCTACGTGGTGCTGACAGTATTTCTGATAAGAGGACTGACCCTGAAGGGCTCTTTTAATGGAGTAAAGTTTCTCTTCACACCAGAT TTATCAGAGCTGGCAAAGCCAACAACATGGCTCGATGCGGGTGCTCAAGTTTTCTATTCCTTCTCTCTGGCTTTTGGTGGTCTTATTTCCTTCTCCAGCTACAACTCAGTGCA TAACAACTGTGAACAAGATGCAGTGATCATCTCAATCATCAACGGCTTCACCTCCGTCTATGCTGCAACTGTCATTTACACCATTATTGGCTTCAGAGCAACAGAGAGATTTGACAACTGTCTTTCTGG aaACATCGTAGCGTTACTAAATGCATTTGAGCTTGCTGAGAGCGacatcactgacagcagctacGATCAGGTTGTTCAACGTCTTAACGAAACATACCCTGACGTTATTCAAGGGTTGGATCTAAAGACTTGCAACCTAGATACTTTTCTCAGTGAG GGAGTGGAGGGGACTGGTTTAGCCTTCATTGTGTTCACTGAAGCGATCACCAAGATGCCCATCTCGCCATTGTGGGCTGTCCTATTCTTCATAATGCTCTTCTGTCTCGGCCTGTCTTCTATGTTTGGTAACATTGAGGGAATTATAGTGCCACTGCAAGACCTCAAAGTTTTCCCAAAAACATGGCCAAAAGAGGCGACCACTG CTGTAACGTGCCTCATCTGCTGTGCAGTGGGTCTGATATTTCTCCAAGGCTCTGGGAATTACTGGCTCTCACTCTTTGACACCTATGGAGGATCCATCCCTCTGCTCGTTGTTGCATTCTGTGAGATGGTATCAGTGGTCTACATATACGGGATAGACAG GTTCAATGATGACATAAAGTTCATGATTGGACACAAACCGAACTTCTTCTGGCAGGCAACATGGAGAGTCATCAGCCCACTCATTATGCTTTTCATCTTGGTCTTTTACATTATTACTAAAGTTTCTGAAAAGCTCCTTTACAAAGCCTGGGATCCTGAATCG GAGAAATTCCCTACACTGGTGGAGAAGACATACCCAGTCTGGATCTATGTGATCATTTTTGTATTGGCAGGGATACCCTGTATCGCTATACCTTTTATCGCTGTCTGGAAATGTGTAAAGGCAAAGAAGAATGAAGCACAACTTCAGAATAAGTCTGATGAAATTCAAATGAACATTGAGACCGCAAAATCCCCAGCTTAG